Part of the Candidatus Zixiibacteriota bacterium genome is shown below.
GAATCGAAAGAATCATGTACTTCTGAACTCAAAGGGCACTAAAATGCGCCGTAGGAAGTGGCTCAGAAGAATCCTGGGCGGGCTGCGATCGTAGCAGGTTTCGCCACCGTCGGACTCGCGCAGAGCGCGAACATTCAGATTATTCACAACGCTGCTGATCCCGCGGCCGATACCGTCGACGTGTGGGTCAACGGCTGCGCTGAAGGGCACTGAGCTGCTGCCGACCGCGTCTGACGTCATGCTCAGCATATACAACGTGCTTGGGCAGGATGATGCTGCTCAAGCAGAGCACACACACGAATCCCGATTCGCGTATCTTTCTCGACGCTACTCTACACACGCAAAAAGGCGGGCCGGTCATGATGACCGGCCCGCTTGTTTTTCACTGCGATGGAGATCGCGAACCGGTCATCCCGTGGTCACGGGCATACCCATCATCGGCCATATGAAGCTCACGAACGCGGCCAGGACCAGCAGCAGAACGATACTGGCGGGGATGCCGGCGGCCAGGAATTGCCCGCTGGTAAATTGCCGGCTCTCATAGGCGATGGCGTTTGGCGCGGCGCCGACCAACAGGACAAACGGCATACCCGCAACCACCAGCGACGAATAGAAAACCACCTCGGGAGATACGCCCAGATACGGGGCGATAACGAGAGCCACCGGGAGAGTGATGGCGATAGCCGCAACGTTCATGATCAGGTTAGTGATACATAACACGAACACCGATATTCCCATGACGAATATGAACCAGTGGGCGTGTTCCAGAATCCCCAGCCACAGGACGGCCATCCAGCTCGCCGCGCCGGTCTGCCACAGACAGAACCCGATGCTCATTGCGCCCCCGAACAACAGCACGATATTCCAGGGAATCTCTTCGAGATCCTTGATCGTCAGAATATTAAACACGAAAAAGCAAATCGTGGAGCAGAGGATGATGGCGCTTTTGTCGAGTTGATCCAGACCGGGAACGAACGAACGAAGCGACATGGTGGCGATCGTTGAGAATACGATTACAAGCGTCACGATCTCGGTTCGCGACATCGGGCCGAGCCCCGCATTCAACTGCCGGGCGCGCTGCCGAAGGCCCGGGATAGACTTCTGCTCCGGCTTGAATAACACCATCATCAGCAGCCACAACAACAGCACCATGACGATACCGACCGGCGCCATGTAGTAGGACAACTCGAAGAAACCTATCTCGGTACCCGTCATATCGCGGAAGAACCCGATGGCAACAGCGCCTCGGGCCGCGCCAAGCAGCGTGATAATGCTGCCGGCCCCTGCGACAAATGCCATGCCGATAAACAGCCCCTTTCCGAACCGCGTGGGTCTGCTGTCCTTTTCGTACAGAGCGTAGATTGCCATGAGTAATGGAAAGACGGCGGCGGCGACGGC
Proteins encoded:
- a CDS encoding SLC13 family permease; translated protein: MPEEVRVARAVRAVDWKRVSLIVLGLLFFAVIYLSPPWSDAVDPKGEHFVLTREGKAALGLFFLAAIWWVFEVVPIGVTSIAIGVVQALFLIRPAKTAFTDFMDPSVWFIVGSVVIGMAFTRSGLTKRMAYKMLLIVGEKTSMIYLGSFLMTAALTLIMAHTAVAAAVFPLLMAIYALYEKDSRPTRFGKGLFIGMAFVAGAGSIITLLGAARGAVAIGFFRDMTGTEIGFFELSYYMAPVGIVMVLLLWLLMMVLFKPEQKSIPGLRQRARQLNAGLGPMSRTEIVTLVIVFSTIATMSLRSFVPGLDQLDKSAIILCSTICFFVFNILTIKDLEEIPWNIVLLFGGAMSIGFCLWQTGAASWMAVLWLGILEHAHWFIFVMGISVFVLCITNLIMNVAAIAITLPVALVIAPYLGVSPEVVFYSSLVVAGMPFVLLVGAAPNAIAYESRQFTSGQFLAAGIPASIVLLLVLAAFVSFIWPMMGMPVTTG